The window TattttgagaagaaaaaaaaaatatgttgtgTGTTGTGACCTTAAATACACTTTGTATACACGGtttttggatttgatttgacattattAGGCTACGTTTTTTTCATGTTTGTCAAAACCTCTCATtcttgaaaaaaataaataataatcataCAGCCTTCAGGGCTAccttgaaaatatatatatataacattaatTCCACAGTGAAACATAAGTTGATAGAGCAACAgagtttgtgggttcgattcccacggtgGACCagtacggggggggggggtattaaaaTCTATTGCAGCATGCATTCACTACTCTAGGTCACTATGGATAAGAGTATCTGGTAAATGACAACACCAAAATAGCAAAGTTTTTATGTTGAATTCCATAATGCTTTATATGGTGGGACATTTCTGGCTAGGTCAACTGATTTGTATATTAATGTATCTTTCCACAGTAATAATATGTGTGTTTTTAAGCCTACTATAAATGCAGATTGACTGATAGATCCGATTCTGAGAGCCTTCTTCCTCTGCCGCAAAAAAACAGGGGTGTATTAATTACGGAAACCATTTACTGTTTAGGAACCAAACTGAAGCAAATGGAGCAACGGAACGAAACGGGGAGGGACcgacctgaatttgtccaatagaaactctcgtttgcgtTTTGCCATCGGAGTAAACGATTTatattgcaaaacgttttgcaacagaatcggcgtAATGATTACACCCAGAGAGTAACCCACTTTGCGGTGAGCTGTTGTAAAATCACAGCTGGTTCAGCATCCACCACAACAACACACTGCTTAGCAGAAAAGCGAATTTAGATTTTCTCCTCTGATTTGGAACACCTAAACAGGTAACTGGCTAACATCACGAACAACTGAATAAGCTCGACAAATGCTTGTTGTCACGTTATTACgagtgtgttagctagctagcattcgtttggtactagctagctagctgggtaTATTGGATCATGAAACGATTCGATGtcaataacgttagctagctaccgtATTTAGTAGATATTTCTGTGTTGTTATAATAACAATGTGCCTACTAGCTAGTAAGCTAACTAATGTTGGCTACGTTACATAAACATATGCAtatcagttagctagctaacgtcaagGCAAGTTAACATAACGTTAGCTTTTGATTTTTATCTTGCCAAGACGGCAAGCTAGAGGaaagaggatacctagtcagttgctcAACTGAATGCTTTCGTCTGAAATGTGTTTTCCGCATTTAACCAAACCGATCTGAATCAGAGGTGCTGggtgctgccttaatcgacaCCAGTGCGTCATCGGCGCCCGGAAGCAGTTATTTTTGTGgatttaactgccttgctcaagggcatattTTTCCACAAtgccagcttggggatttgaaccagctcCCTTTTGGTTACTGCCTCAGCACTCTACAGAGGCCTAAAAAAATGAAACATTCCTGTCTCAttttctcattccctccctccatccatcccattcttctctcttctttccctccctcctctcttctttccctccctcccccttcttgcTCTTTCCTACCCTCCTCCCCGTTCCTTactccttcctacctccctctcacccttctctctgctaccgtccctccctccccctcttcaggTACGCTGGAATTTTCTGACACCCACTCGGACATGTCCTATGTCTTCATTAACGACTCGTCGCAGACCTCCGTTCCCCTGCTGCAGGTAGAGTCCAACACAAGGGTGTCAATCCCAAATCGACCCCTAGGCCCGATGCCCTatgcacttgtggagatctgagaggatttgacCGGCGTAAACAATATGGTAATAGATCCACTTGCTCACTGCAAAAGTGGAAGTTTCACCATGTTGCTTACATCTgtcaaatcctctcagatcttcGCACGGGCATAGGGTGTAGGGTCTGGGGGTCAATTTGGGATTGGGCAATAAtagtgtattcactaggaaccaaactgATGCAAACGGGACAAAACGTGGAGGGACCTAGcttcctgaatttgtccaataagaaactctCGCTTCTGTTGAAAAACCTTTTTGGTTGCAAAACATTTAGCTACAGTGTGCACGAATGAATACACCCCCAGTCTTTAAAGTTGATGGTTGCTAGGGTTAATAAAATTATTAGCCTAATCAAAGTTGTTTTATAAactgaaacatttttttttaccagcCAAAGTCAATAAAAGGTGTGCATGCAAAATAAACACGTGTTTTGTTATCTATTGTGGGGATGAAAAAGCTGTACATACTTTGAatcaaaataaataatttaaactTGTATTTTCTACAGCTGGATGGGATGAAAAATACCACTAAATTGGGGGTTTTAAATGTTCAATTCCCAAATGTTCTGAAAGCCATACAGACACCATCAATTGACTATTATTGATCTAACTCATCCCGGGTTGCTATTGTAGTAGGACGATTTCAGCGTTATGGACATTACATTTGCATGCAAAATCACAACTTTAATGTCTCACAGAATGGACAAACAAAATGTAAATTAAACTTttgatgtgtgtgtctatagtacccCTTGGGGGgagtgccccccccccaaaaaaaaagcaGACCTCTAAATATTGGCATGTTAGTGAAATAAAGAAAATAAGAAGCATTATGGATGTTACATGAAATGGACAAGCTTTTTCAGGAACATAACATAATAGTAAAAGTAGTGAGTTTGTAAGTCTTAGGTCAAAACATGGATAGCCTTTTCGAAGAAAATTGGGagccccatagggcggcgcacaattgccccagcgccgcccgggtttggccggtgtaggccatcattgtaaataagaatttgttcttaactgacatgcctagttaaataaaggttaaaaaaaatattgtggGTAAATAGACAACTTTTTTGTATTACAATTCTTCTGAAATATTGTGCAAAATATATGAGACAATCTACATGTGCCTATACTAGGCTTGGTCGATACCCCATTATACGATATAATGTGTAGATTTCGAAATACTGACGGTATGATTTTCAATACCATTTTAAATAATCATTTATTATAAGTTAAGTATAACTATAAGAAATATAGTTTATAAGAAAGATTTGTCAAATAAATTATATCCAGCTCAGGGATCCAGCTATGCATTTAGTCTGTTAACTTGTGGCTAGAtgtcaagatcaagcttcttggttacagcagaaACATTCAATTTCTCCTGTACCAAGATCCCTGTTGTCTTAATTGTTTTGTGCGTCCCCCCCCGCCAACAAAAAAAATACTCTGAacgaaaatataaacacaacatgcaacaatttaaaatattttacagagttatagttcatataaggaaatcagtcaatttaaataaattcattaggccctaatctatggatttaacatgactgggaatacagatatgcatctgttgatcacagataccatttaaaaaaacaaggtatggtcgtggatcagaaaaccagtcagtatctggtgtgaataccatttacctcatgcagcacaacacatctccttcacatagagttgaacAGGCTGTTGAATGTTGTCTCAATCattttcaatggctgtgtgaagttgctggatattggtgggaactggaatacgctgtcgtacacgtcgattcagagcatcacaaacatgctcaatgggtgacatttctggtgagtatgcaggccatggaagaactggggaaTTTTCAGCTTcctggaattgtgtacagatccttgcgacatgggaccgtgcattatcatgctgaaacatgaggtgattgtggcggatgaatggcaagaCAATGATTTCATCACGGTATctatgtgcattcaaattgccatccataaaatgcaattgtgttcattgtccatagcttatgcctgcccgtaccataacccccccgtcaccatggggcactctgttcacaatgttgacatcagcaaaccgctcgcccacacgacgccatacatgctgtctgccatctgcccggtacaacTGAAACCGGGAGTCATCCGTGAAGACAACACTTCTCCAGCGttccagtggccatcgaaggtgagcatttggaCTGCAGTCAgatcctggtgaggacgacgaacacgcagatgagcttccgtGAGACGGTTCCTGaccgtttgtgcagaaattctttggttgtgcaaacccacagtttcatcagctgtctgggtggatGATCTGTGACAATCCCGCAAGTGAAGCCACCGGATGTGTGTGGAGCTCCTGATCTGGCATGGTTACGCATagactcgtcagtctattcttgttctgagaaattaaggctattccatgcgagaaattgccaagaaactgaaaatctcGTACAGCACTGTGTGCTACTCCCTTAACAGAGAAGAACATTCATGAGTCGCAGAAAAAATggaaagatgctggaggagtgctggacgccatctgtcaagcatggtggagacaatgtgatggtctggtggttgtaaagtgggagatttgtacagggtgaaagggatcttgaagaaggaaggctatcactccattttgcaacgccatgccataccctgtggacggcgcttaattggagccaatttcctcctacaacagtaCAATGACCAACGAgaacagctccaaactatgcaatgactatttagggaagaggaagtcagctggtattctgtctataatggagtggccagcacagtcaccggatctcaaccctattgagctgttgtgggagcagtttGACCGTATAGTACGTAAGAcatgcccatcaagccaatccaatttatgggaggtgcttcaggaagcatggggtgaaatctcttcagattacctcaacaaattgacaactagaatgccaaaggtctgcaagggtGTAgctgctgcaaatggaggattctttgacggaAGCCAAATGTAttgtttcaattaaaaatcattatttataacattgtcaacgtcttgactgtATTCCTtttcatttattattattataataaaacAAATTTGAAATAGCGCCCATTGTGTGCACATTCGGTAATACCACATACATGTATGCTACAGAACTGGTATGACGGTATGAAAATCCGGATACCGCCTAGCCTTAGCATATACTGCCAATCCACTTTTCAGGACACTGGATGAAGTCTGTATATTTTGGGGGGCTTTCATTTGGAGAAAATAAAAATACTCCAGTACTATTCACAGATTGTTGTACTGCCATGTATGACAAATGCATTTCCGCATATATTTTCCAATAGAATCTTAGCTAGAACACATGTCGTTAGTTAGATGGCCAATGAAATGACAACTTTTTGTTGTTGCGGATGCTCAAGTTGACTTTCCCACGGAATTGCCCAGtagagaatgtgttctcaataacttacctggttaaataaaggcaaatCCCTATCTGCAGGCCTGCATTGACGGGGACCTGCCTTTCGCCAAGCGGCTACTGGAGACGGGCTGTGACCCAAACATACGGGACAACCGGGGTCGTACGGGCCTGCACCTAGCGGCTGCCAGGGGGAACGTGGACATCTGTTGGTTCCTCCATAAGTTTGGGGCAGACCTCCTGGCTACAGACTACCAGGGTAACACAGCCCTGCACCTCTGTGGACATGTGGATACCATCCAGTTCCTGGTGTCCAACGGCCTCAAGATAGACATCTGGTAAGAGAGGGGCTGGGAGTTGGATTGAGGGGTAgtggcttttttttttttttagattttttttagagAGAGCACTTGAATGTGAGTGTGGCTCAAGTCTAGATATATCTggtgagaaagggaaggagagatgggtaaAAGCTAGTGTTGGAACGGTTCAGAGCCTTAGAGACAGCCTACTGTCTGACAAAATGTGCATTATCATGGACCATCCAAGACACATTAAACTAGCAAACGTAACAACCCCATCCCAGTTTTGAACAATATTCTCCTTTATCCCATTTCTACTCCACGGGCCATGGACTGATGCAGGACAGTAAATGTGGGCTTAACATCTGAAAGAAGCACCAGCACCTTTTACAATCTAACATCCAAGCGTTCCCTTTCACTTTCTCAGTAACCACAACGGGTCGACTCCCCTTGTACTGGCCAAGAGGCGCGGGGTGAACAAGGACGCTATCCGTCTGCTGGAGGGCCTGGAGGAGCAGGAAGTTAAAGGATTTAACAGAGGAGCCCACTCCAAACTGGAGACCATGCAGATGGCTGAGAGCGAGaggtgaggggaagaggaggtagggggggGGTGCAATTAGGCAACGCGAGTGGAGACTTCAAGCTGCGGAGTGAGCTTATGATGTGATCTTAACTCTGTTACACCCATTCTAAGCTGGAGACCATGCGGATGGCAGAGAGCAAAAGGTGAGGCGGGGACAGGGTAGCACGAGGTGAAAGGGTTCCACAGGAGGTGACTATTGTAGTATGTGTGTTGCAGTTTCTGATTTTCACACCCACTCACCAGAGGGGGCAAGAGACTAGAACAGAAGTGCAGCATATAAAATATGAATGAATTTGCATCACTGTGTGCTGGTTGTCAAACCGATCTTCAATGTCTCTCCGCTCCTCCGAtaatctcagtgtgtgtgtatatataagtaATGTTACAGTCTATCTCATTTAccaccatctcccctctctcccccctcagtgTGACGGAAAGCCACtcctatctacagtaccagtcaaagttttggacacacctactcattcaagggttttcatttatttttgctattttctacattgtagaataatagtgaagacatcaaaactatgaaataacacacatggaatcatgttgtaaaagtgtaaacaaaccaaaatatatttgagattcttcaaagtagccacactttgccttgatgacagctttgcacactcttggcattctctcaatcagcttcatgagaaaTACTTTtacaacagttttgaaggagttcccacatatgctgagcacttgttgactgattttccttcactctggggtccaactcatccaaaaccatctcagttgggttgaggtcgggcgaTTGTGGGtgatccaggctgcatcacacccggccgtggttgggagtcccatagggcgacgccagggtaggccgtcattttaaaataagaatttgtttttaactgacttgccgagttaaataaaaaatacattgtcTCGGCCGGGTCAGTTccctggtcaaatagcccttacacagaattgaggtgtgttttgggtcattgtcctgttaaaaaacaaattatagtcatactaagctcaaaccagatgggatggcttttcgctgcagaatgctgtggtagccatgctggtgaagtgtgccttgaattctaaataaatcacagacagtggcACCAGcgaagcaccatcacacctcctcatccatgcctcacggtgggaaccacacatgaggagatcatccgttcacctactctgcgtctcacaaagacacgacagatttccacaggtctaatgtccattgcttgtgtttcttggctcaagcaagtcttttcttcttattgAGAGGAGATTCAcacaatctcctctgaacagttgatgttgcaatgtgtctgttacttatttgggctgcaatttctgaggctgataactaatgaacctatcctctgtagcagaggtaactctgggtcttcctttcctgtggtggtcctcatgagagctagtttcatcatagcgcttgacggTTTCAaaattcttgacattttccggattaaCTGATatcttgaagtaatgatggactgtcgtttctctttgtatatttgagctgttctagccataatatggacttggtattttaccaaatagggctatcttctgtataccaaccctgcctgacaacacaactgattggttcaaacacattaagacaTTCGACAAATTCACTTTgagcaaggcacacctgttaattgactaccgggtgaagctggttgagagaatgccaagagtgttcaaagctgttatcaaagcaaacggtggctactttgaaggatctcaaatataaaatatattttggtttgtttaacactttttttggttactacatgattccatatgtgttatttcatagtattgatgccttcactataattctacaatgtagaaaaaataaagaaaaacccttgaatgagtaggtgtgtc of the Oncorhynchus gorbuscha isolate QuinsamMale2020 ecotype Even-year linkage group LG25, OgorEven_v1.0, whole genome shotgun sequence genome contains:
- the LOC124014519 gene encoding ankyrin repeat domain-containing protein 46, whose translation is MSYVFINDSSQTSVPLLQACIDGDLPFAKRLLETGCDPNIRDNRGRTGLHLAAARGNVDICWFLHKFGADLLATDYQGNTALHLCGHVDTIQFLVSNGLKIDICNHNGSTPLVLAKRRGVNKDAIRLLEGLEEQEVKGFNRGAHSKLETMQMAESESAMESHSLLNPNLQNSEGVLSSFRTTWQEFVEDLGFWRVLLLLVVIALLSLGIAYYVSGVLPFSASQLELVH